A window of Ranitomeya variabilis isolate aRanVar5 chromosome 2, aRanVar5.hap1, whole genome shotgun sequence contains these coding sequences:
- the LOC143803952 gene encoding uncharacterized protein LOC143803952 has translation MDQVVSRRLWAEVAKSLWDGFDSASAKAKGNFMKKLRTRWRSMKDRFNKGIRAAEEQARSGAAASKSVPYKYNRALQFLRPVLTRRQTHSSTLERAPPCEAELHGSPSDPSQPSHSDSRLAPPSSGEPAAGTSGFPLPEASGAPSFGNSRQRQRASDRSVMPEFLHLGTVFQNGFKALSDKMSSMERRLEILEAELSNPAKHFLSTIAKGMVENLTPELQISVMQDCNNSYVRALQQSRRMQSATLPVVEVLSKGLSFSLVEGSDYFTLIKDLELFAWKLIFKKYFAPKSDPTLTQTELQVLSDLESLEAENFQSDSPAFPTHLHLRSKTFPPLSACPQVEIFVRLIREDFHKLNPCVLHDNLTPRQRIALRELGAMKDVVIKRADKGGNVVLWPIDLYEAEAFKQLLRPDHYKKFDALPLAMFQRELSHLLDEGVESQAITTKMRCCFHSLFLHSYICGGEATSETLSGSTEDIWIDLSWTYS, from the exons atggaccaggtggtgtcgaggcgtttgtgggcagaggtggcaaagtcgctgtgggatggctttgacagtgcctcagcgaaggccaaaggcaacttta tgaaaaagttgaggaccagatggcgatccatgaaggaccgtttcaataaggggatccgtgctgcggaggagcaagctcggagtggtgctgctgcgtccaagtcggtgccctacaaatataacagggcactccagttcctaagaccggtccttacccgccgaca gacacacagcagcaccctcgagcgagctcccccctgtgaagcggaacttcatggatcgccatctgacccgtcacagccctcccacagcgacagcaggcttgcaccaccatcatctggagaaccggctgccggtacatcaggttttcccctgcccgaggcctctggcgcaccttcgttcgggaattcccgacagcgccagcgggcctcggacaggtcagtcatgcccgaatttttgcacttgggcacggtgttccagaacggtttcaaggcgttgagcgataaaatgtccagtatggaacggcgccttgaaatcctggaagccgagctctcaaatccggcaaagcattttttaagtacaattgctaaaggcatggtggaaaaccttacgccggaactccagatttcggtgatgcaggactgcaacaattcctacgtgagggctctgcagcagtctcggcgcatgcagtcagcgacactgccagta GTTGAGGTGCTTTCGAAAGGACTTTCCTTTTCACTGGTTGAGGGGTCTGATTATTTTACCTTAATTAAGGATTTGGAGCTTTTTGCGTGGAAGCTCATCTTTAAAAAGTATTTTGCCCCTAAATCTGATCCAACTCTCACCCAGACTGAATTGCAAGTTTTGAGTGACCTAGAGTCCTTGGAGGCTGAAAATTTCCAGTCTGActctcctgcttttcccacacattTACATTTACGGTCTAAgacttttccccccttgtccgcctgtcctcAAGTGGAAATCTTTGTGAGATTGATCAGGGAGGACTTTCACAAATTAAACCCTTGTGTCCTCCATGATAATCTCACACCTCGACAGAGGATTGCTCTGAGGGAACTCGGAGCTATGAAGGATGTTGTTATCAAAAGGgcggacaaagggggcaatgtggtgctGTGGCCTATTGACCTGTATGAGGCCGAGGCCTTTAAACAACTGCTTAGACCTGACCATTATAAAAAATTTGATGCCCTACCATTGGCTATGTTCCAACGAGAATTGAGTCATCTGTTGGACGAGGGCGTGGAGTCTCAAGCCATCACTACGAAAATGAG ATGCTGTTTTCATTCATTGTTCCTTCATTCATATATATGCGGAGGGGAGGCCACATCGGAGACGTTGTCTGGATCAACAGAAGATATATGGATTGACCTAAGCTGGACATATTCATGA